The following coding sequences lie in one Vibrio sp. BS-M-Sm-2 genomic window:
- a CDS encoding phosphatase PAP2 family protein — MRTIEPIVRWDVAFSVFCLKNRYSGQHATLSKAVSHTGDGHLYVLIALVALLADSNTGRDFLLVGLTAFAIELPIYWLAKNTLKRRRPAEFSSLLHSHIVPSDKYSLPSGHSAAAFVMATLIGHFYPSLYLFSLVWATAIAGSRILLGVHFLTDVLIGAALGIACTSLAISFIL; from the coding sequence ATGCGTACTATCGAACCTATTGTCCGCTGGGATGTGGCATTTTCTGTTTTCTGCTTAAAGAACCGTTACAGCGGGCAACATGCAACCTTGAGTAAAGCGGTGTCTCATACTGGAGACGGACACCTTTATGTTTTGATTGCTTTGGTTGCACTGCTGGCTGATAGCAACACCGGTCGAGATTTTCTTTTGGTGGGCTTAACCGCTTTTGCTATCGAACTGCCTATCTACTGGCTGGCCAAAAATACCCTCAAGCGCCGTAGACCAGCTGAATTCTCTTCACTGCTTCACTCTCATATTGTGCCATCCGATAAATACAGCCTGCCTTCAGGGCATTCCGCTGCGGCTTTTGTTATGGCGACCCTAATTGGACATTTCTATCCGAGCTTGTACCTCTTTAGCTTAGTGTGGGCAACTGCGATTGCAGGCTCTCGAATCCTGCTCGGTGTGCACTTTTTAACGGACGTACTGATTGGTGCAGCCTTGGGCATCGCTTGTACTAGCCTTGCTATCAGTTTCATTCTGTAA